The Rhododendron vialii isolate Sample 1 chromosome 5a, ASM3025357v1 genome contains a region encoding:
- the LOC131325101 gene encoding uncharacterized protein LOC131325101, with protein MSFPVNQLGAGDQEEFKVEVAGESDQMTAGNGTPTASSPPKKSKRTSFLSSLGFHDYLSPEVWRASVGEVLGTGTLVFMIDTIVISTYNMDTQASNLILATLVALIVAILLIAMGPVSGGHINPIVTFSAALVGLISFSRAFIYIVAQCAGAVLGALALRAVVSGAIAETYSLGGCTLTVVAPGPDGPVTTGLATSPALCLEIICSFVFLFASIWMAFDGRQAKKMGNVLVCSIVGLVLGLLVFISTTVTAAKGYAGAGINPARCFGPAVVRGGHLWDGHWIFWVGPALSCVAFYLYTKIIPQQHFAHVEVHRA; from the exons ATGAGTTTTCCTGTTAACCAGCTTGGGGCTGGTGATCAAGAAGAGTTCAAAGTTGAAGTTGCAGGGGAAAGTGATCAGATGACCGCCGGCAACGGCACTCCTACTGCTTCTTCACCACCAAAGAAGTCTAAAAGGACATCTTTCCTCTCCTCCCTTGGTTTCCATGATTATCTCTCACCAGAG GTATGGAGAGCATCAGTGGGGGAGGTCCTCGGCACCGGAACACTCGTCTTCATGATCGACACCATAGTCATCTCCACTTACAACATGGACACCCAAGCCTCGAACCTCATACTGGCGACCCTCGTCGCCCTCATCGTCGCGATCCTCCTCATCGCGATGGGCCCCGTCTCCGGCGGCCACATCAACCCGATCGTCACCTTCTCCGCCGCCCTCGTGGGCCTCATCTCCTTCTCGCGGGCGTTTATCTACATCGTGGCCCAGTGTGCCGGGGCCGTGCTCGGGGCCCTGGCGCTCCGGGCAGTGGTGAGCGGCGCCATCGCGGAAACCTACTCGCTCGGGGGTTGTACTCTCACGGTGGTCGCCCCGGGCCCAGACGGGCCAGTCACGACCGGGCTGGCGACGAGCCCGGCCCTCTGCCTCGAGATAATATGCTCCTTCGTGTTCCTTTTCGCTTCGATTTGGATGGCTTTTGACGGGCGTCAAGCAAAGAAGATGGGCAACGTTCTTGTTTGCTCCATTGTCGGGCTTGTGTTGGGCCTCTTGGTGTTCATCTCGACAACGGTGACGGCAGCGAAGGGCTACGCTGGAGCTGGGATCAACCCGGCCAGGTGTTTCGGCCCGGCCGTCGTGAGGGGAGGCCATCTCTGGGATGGGCATTGGATCTTTTGGGTCGGGCCGGCCCTGAGTTGCGTAGCGTTCTATTTGTACACGAAGATTATTCCGCAGCAACACTTCGCGCATGTTGAAGTCCATCGCGCGTAG